The Spirulina subsalsa PCC 9445 region CAAATGCCCGCAGCCGCGGCCGTTTATCCCATTCCTTACCGCTACTATCAAGAAGGGATTCGCCGCTATGGTTTTCATGGCATTAGTCACGGGTACTGTAGCCAAAAAGCCGCCGAGATTTTAGGCAAACCGTTGAGCCAATTAAAGTTAATCACCTGTCACCTCGGGAATGGCTGTTCCCTTGCGGCTGTAGATAGGGGCGTAAGCATTAACACAACAATGGGTTTTACCCCCCTAGAAGGCGTGATGATGGGGACTCGCAGTGGTTCCATCGATCCGGCCATTCTCATCCACTGGGCGCGAGAATCGGCCATGACGGGTGAGGAGATGAATAGCTTGTTAAATAAAGAATCTGGCTTAAAGGGAATTACTGGAGTATCGGGGGATATGCGTTGGCTAGAAAAGGCCATTCAGGAGGGGAACGAACAGGCTAAGTTAGCGCGGGAAATGTATATTTTGCGCCTGAAAATGGCCATTGGTTCTATGTTGGGAGCTTTGGGAGGGCTGGATGCTTTGGTGTTTATGGGGGGGGTGGGGGAAAACTCGGCCTCTGTAAGGGCAGACGTTTGTCAAGGTTTTGAGTTTTTGGGTTTAAGGCTAGATATCGAAGAGAATGGGCGCTCTCCGATGAACTGTGACATCGCTAGGCCAGATTCTGCGGTGGGAGTGGTGATTGTACAAACCGAGGAAGATTGGGCGATCGCCCAAGATTGTTGGCACTTAGCACATCAAGCATCAAGTTAAGTCCAGTTCAGACCGAGATGTTCATAGGCGGCCTCTGTGGCGATTCTGCCCCT contains the following coding sequences:
- a CDS encoding acetate kinase → MKILVFNAGSSSQKSCLYDLSGENLPPGPPQPLWKGTIDWMGEDNAQMKIQAQGVVEQIPLGRISRQEGIKRMLNTLTTGRTKVLENLGEIAIAGHRVVHGGAEYSQATLITPPVKAKIQELSALAPAHNPANLQGIEAIEQILGDLPQVAVFDTAFHSQMPAAAAVYPIPYRYYQEGIRRYGFHGISHGYCSQKAAEILGKPLSQLKLITCHLGNGCSLAAVDRGVSINTTMGFTPLEGVMMGTRSGSIDPAILIHWARESAMTGEEMNSLLNKESGLKGITGVSGDMRWLEKAIQEGNEQAKLAREMYILRLKMAIGSMLGALGGLDALVFMGGVGENSASVRADVCQGFEFLGLRLDIEENGRSPMNCDIARPDSAVGVVIVQTEEDWAIAQDCWHLAHQASS